From a region of the Nostoc sp. UHCC 0870 genome:
- a CDS encoding CHAT domain-containing protein, whose amino-acid sequence MARKRNLFFSQLPTFLRKVKYIFLALALTLLLAFNQGMLLAAKPSLEQTAQTLTQQGFLQLQKGQAKSALQTWQLAYTAYQNLKNQQGMIGSLINQSLAFQALGSYLNACQTLQQALKLEYSICPSLTQENNIQNFAQLNQALEKQPIQKIQIIGLYNLGTVLRLMGEVDSSAIVLQKAFSMSQFLAEDSTFSHELLLSIANTEFTLYKQAKNQYFLIDEPVAKQKALTLAQSKIYSAFTTYQQLSDNQDKSALQASLNQLKILTELKSLPDLSPITSNLEHEVAHLIKQILNQLNFFENIPTIDYIYSQLNFSHQLVKIIHDVKLIDNHILSIAFSITQEALLRSQKLNNNRAISHSLGILGYIYNESSKLIQAQNYFEQAIALAQSVQAWDIAYEWQWQLGRLYQQNGNLQQAAKAYAAAIDSLDQVRGSILGINPDFQFAFQEKIEPVYHEYIDLLLSQEKPDLEQVIRIDDKLKVAELENFLRCGKLPMFSLIDSNQFANLPPIIYLIKTQDKLEVIVRTSLGELYEHRLPFNLIDDAVNNLLKFTQKKQFVNTQSHDFLSYCQTLYQLIFAPIQTYLPDSGTLIFVLDRYLQNLPMGMLYDGQNYLIQSYSISTDLNSQFSLAKPLNLKQSQVLVAGIFQDSPSLNDPIVPKSLKPLPEIKTELDFYRPINSFSFNLHDIARSHRTIYPRNCRT is encoded by the coding sequence ATGGCAAGAAAACGGAATTTATTTTTCTCTCAATTACCAACTTTTTTAAGAAAAGTAAAATATATTTTTTTAGCACTGGCTTTAACACTCTTATTAGCGTTCAATCAAGGAATGTTACTAGCCGCCAAACCAAGTTTAGAACAAACTGCACAAACTCTCACCCAACAAGGATTTTTACAGTTACAAAAAGGGCAAGCTAAATCGGCACTACAAACCTGGCAATTAGCTTATACAGCTTATCAAAACTTAAAAAATCAACAGGGTATGATTGGTAGTTTAATTAACCAGAGTTTGGCATTTCAAGCTTTAGGTTCTTACCTTAACGCTTGTCAAACTCTCCAGCAAGCCTTGAAACTAGAATACTCGATTTGTCCAAGCCTTACACAAGAAAATAACATACAAAATTTTGCACAATTAAATCAGGCTTTAGAAAAACAACCAATACAGAAAATTCAAATCATTGGACTATATAATTTAGGGACTGTACTCCGGCTCATGGGCGAAGTTGATTCCTCTGCTATTGTTTTACAAAAAGCTTTCAGCATGAGTCAATTTTTGGCAGAAGATTCTACATTTTCTCATGAATTATTACTCAGTATAGCCAATACAGAATTTACGCTTTACAAACAAGCCAAAAATCAATATTTTTTAATTGATGAGCCTGTAGCTAAACAAAAAGCCCTTACCTTAGCTCAATCTAAGATTTATTCCGCTTTCACAACCTATCAGCAACTCAGTGATAACCAAGATAAATCTGCACTACAGGCTAGTTTAAATCAATTAAAAATTTTAACAGAGCTAAAATCTTTACCTGACTTATCTCCAATCACTTCTAATTTAGAACACGAAGTAGCTCACTTAATCAAACAAATATTAAATCAACTTAATTTTTTTGAAAATATCCCGACAATTGATTATATTTACTCTCAACTTAATTTCTCTCATCAGCTTGTTAAAATTATTCATGACGTTAAGTTAATTGACAACCATATATTATCTATCGCTTTTTCAATTACTCAAGAAGCCTTACTTCGCTCTCAAAAATTAAATAATAATCGGGCAATTTCTCACTCTTTAGGAATACTCGGTTATATCTACAATGAATCAAGTAAATTAATCCAAGCACAAAACTATTTTGAACAAGCTATAGCCCTAGCACAATCAGTACAAGCATGGGATATCGCCTATGAGTGGCAATGGCAATTGGGGCGTTTATATCAACAGAATGGCAATTTACAACAAGCAGCCAAAGCCTACGCCGCAGCTATTGACAGTCTTGACCAAGTAAGAGGTAGTATTCTCGGTATTAATCCTGATTTTCAGTTTGCTTTTCAAGAAAAGATAGAACCAGTTTACCATGAATATATTGACCTTCTTCTTTCACAGGAAAAACCGGATTTAGAACAAGTAATTAGAATTGATGACAAATTAAAAGTAGCTGAATTAGAAAATTTCCTCCGGTGTGGTAAACTCCCTATGTTTTCTCTTATTGACAGTAATCAATTCGCAAATTTACCACCTATAATCTACTTAATTAAAACTCAAGATAAATTAGAAGTTATTGTTAGAACATCACTAGGAGAACTTTATGAGCATCGGTTGCCTTTTAATTTAATTGATGATGCTGTTAATAATCTGCTCAAATTCACTCAAAAAAAGCAGTTCGTTAATACTCAGAGTCATGATTTTCTTAGCTACTGCCAAACTCTTTATCAATTAATATTTGCTCCTATTCAAACTTATCTACCAGATTCAGGAACGTTAATATTTGTCTTGGATAGATACCTTCAGAATTTACCTATGGGTATGTTATACGATGGTCAAAACTATTTAATACAATCTTATAGTATTTCCACAGATTTAAATTCTCAATTTTCTCTTGCTAAACCTTTAAATTTAAAACAATCTCAAGTATTAGTAGCTGGAATTTTTCAAGACAGTCCCAGCTTAAATGATCCTATCGTTCCTAAGAGTCTCAAACCTTTACCTGAAATAAAAACAGAATTGGATTTCTACCGACCAATTAACTCCTTTTCCTTCAATTTGCACGATATAGCTCGTAGCCATAGGACTATCTATCCACGAAATTGTAGGACGTGA
- a CDS encoding transposase gives MSNILNYIEENPKQTQRLIGLEYEQLQQLIINGERLYHEKKALLESKKVRIIAGGGGRKPKLSISEQIILTLVYLRHLTTFQLLGIQFEVSESTANDTFNYWLPNLRELLPSSLLEQVKKNASDYEVVKEMLTEYELIVDSYEQVRERPRDNDEQKKYFSGKKSNHTFKTQMIILPDASDIVDVVAGEPGPKSDITLFREYRSEFDAKQRFKGDKAYLGEDLITTPIKKPRNQELTTEQKEQNKIFSSKRIFVEHRIRSVKIFRVVQERFRLNTRKYKQVILTICGLVRLRIRGLILPLEISAISSG, from the coding sequence ATGAGCAATATACTGAATTACATTGAAGAGAATCCTAAACAAACCCAAAGGTTAATAGGTCTGGAATATGAACAGTTACAACAATTAATCATAAATGGGGAAAGATTATATCATGAAAAAAAAGCTTTACTGGAATCTAAGAAAGTGAGAATTATTGCTGGTGGAGGAGGTCGGAAACCAAAATTATCTATTTCTGAACAAATCATTTTAACTTTAGTGTATCTCCGACATCTGACAACCTTTCAACTTCTAGGTATTCAGTTTGAAGTAAGTGAGTCTACAGCCAACGATACGTTTAACTATTGGTTGCCTAACTTGCGAGAATTACTGCCATCAAGTTTGCTTGAACAAGTAAAAAAAAACGCTTCTGACTATGAAGTAGTAAAAGAAATGCTCACAGAATATGAATTAATAGTAGATAGCTATGAACAAGTCAGAGAAAGACCTAGAGACAATGATGAACAAAAGAAATATTTTTCAGGTAAGAAGAGTAATCATACATTTAAAACTCAAATGATTATTTTACCTGATGCTAGTGATATCGTTGATGTTGTGGCAGGTGAACCTGGTCCAAAAAGCGATATAACTTTGTTCCGAGAATATCGTTCAGAGTTTGATGCCAAACAAAGATTTAAAGGAGATAAGGCATATCTTGGAGAAGATTTAATTACAACTCCAATTAAGAAACCAAGAAATCAAGAACTAACAACTGAACAGAAAGAACAGAACAAAATATTTTCATCTAAACGAATCTTTGTTGAACATCGAATACGGTCAGTCAAAATCTTTCGAGTTGTCCAAGAGAGATTTAGGTTAAATACCCGCAAATATAAGCAAGTAATTTTGACGATTTGTGGGCTAGTAAGGTTACGGATTCGAGGGCTAATATTACCATTAGAAATATCAGCTATATCATCAGGTTAA
- a CDS encoding serine/threonine-protein kinase, with product MAYCINPRCEHRQNPDDAQKCLNCGTELLIDQRFRLIKPLRPLDFRHKTEIFEVEENGNRKVMKVLKSSDSKAIELLERETLTLQLFDHPGIPRVVDDLFSMTPNNSTLKLHCLVMQKIEGQNLEKWIEENGRISQEVAINWLKQLVEIIDEVHRTGYFHRDIKPSNIIVQPNGQLTLIDFGGVREVTNTYLAKVSGVGGNDIGLGGRYEITVLYSAYYAPLEQINGQAVPQSDFYALGRTFAYLVTGIPLGNLPTDQETTRLIWRKKAPQIEKPLADLLDDMMSPAPGKRPAAAKFILQRLENLPFKLTVNRIVHSHPFRVGLLLTVLLGGFGIYKVINLGLSTYYFSQASRYVEQPKIAKKYYELAIKHNPEDVVAYNNLALACQQIRDDDCAIKNYQKTLNLQSNYWIAHYNLGNFYELQKKYELAEEEYKLAIKVSNNEAINAVSNLARLNNIKGEYEEAVELSLQGLKETKNPEWQAGLYKNLGWARFKQKRYREAQEYLQKSVKLDSARIDAYCLLGQTQEALNEMQEARLSWELCMLGVEGSGLPEVIKWRQQLLDRLLKNN from the coding sequence GTGGCTTATTGCATCAACCCTAGATGTGAACATCGTCAAAATCCAGACGATGCCCAAAAGTGTCTCAATTGTGGAACAGAATTACTAATTGACCAGCGATTTCGTCTAATAAAACCATTGCGTCCTTTAGATTTTCGTCATAAGACGGAAATTTTTGAAGTAGAAGAGAATGGTAATCGCAAGGTAATGAAAGTTTTAAAATCGTCAGATTCTAAAGCAATTGAATTACTGGAGCGAGAAACACTGACCCTACAATTATTTGATCATCCAGGGATTCCTAGAGTAGTGGATGATTTATTTAGTATGACACCCAACAATAGCACTCTAAAACTGCATTGTTTAGTGATGCAGAAAATAGAGGGTCAGAATTTAGAGAAATGGATAGAAGAAAACGGAAGAATCTCTCAAGAAGTAGCAATAAACTGGCTGAAGCAGTTAGTAGAAATTATTGATGAAGTGCATAGAACAGGGTACTTTCATAGAGATATTAAACCTTCTAATATAATTGTGCAACCTAATGGACAGTTGACTCTGATTGACTTTGGTGGGGTAAGAGAAGTAACTAACACTTATCTAGCAAAAGTCAGTGGAGTTGGGGGAAATGATATAGGACTGGGTGGAAGATATGAAATTACAGTGCTTTACAGTGCTTATTACGCGCCTCTAGAGCAAATAAATGGACAAGCAGTACCACAGTCAGATTTTTATGCTTTGGGGAGAACCTTTGCATATTTGGTAACAGGGATTCCGTTAGGTAATTTGCCAACAGATCAAGAAACAACAAGGTTGATATGGCGCAAAAAAGCTCCACAGATTGAAAAGCCTTTAGCTGATTTATTGGATGATATGATGTCTCCTGCGCCTGGTAAACGTCCGGCAGCAGCAAAGTTCATCTTGCAAAGATTAGAAAATTTACCATTTAAATTAACAGTAAATAGAATAGTCCACTCTCATCCATTTAGAGTTGGATTGTTATTAACTGTCTTATTAGGAGGATTTGGGATTTATAAGGTAATTAATTTAGGTTTATCTACTTATTATTTTAGTCAAGCGTCAAGGTATGTAGAGCAGCCTAAAATAGCTAAGAAATATTATGAATTAGCAATAAAACATAATCCTGAAGATGTGGTTGCGTACAATAATTTAGCATTAGCTTGTCAGCAGATAAGAGATGATGATTGTGCAATTAAAAATTATCAGAAAACTTTGAATCTTCAAAGCAATTATTGGATAGCACATTATAATTTAGGGAATTTTTATGAACTTCAGAAAAAATACGAACTGGCAGAAGAAGAATATAAATTAGCAATTAAAGTTAGTAATAATGAAGCAATAAATGCTGTGAGTAATTTAGCCAGATTGAATAATATAAAAGGAGAATATGAGGAAGCAGTAGAACTGAGTCTCCAAGGGCTAAAAGAAACTAAAAATCCTGAGTGGCAAGCAGGGTTATATAAAAACCTGGGCTGGGCAAGATTCAAGCAAAAACGCTATAGAGAGGCTCAAGAATATTTGCAGAAATCCGTGAAATTAGATTCAGCAAGAATAGATGCTTACTGTTTATTAGGACAAACACAAGAAGCACTGAATGAAATGCAAGAAGCCAGATTATCATGGGAGCTTTGTATGCTAGGTGTTGAAGGTTCTGGATTGCCAGAAGTGATTAAATGGCGACAACAATTATTAGACAGATTGCTCAAAAATAATTGA
- a CDS encoding BamA/TamA family outer membrane protein: MSNTVRGYRQDTFISDNGFLLSTELRIPTWKNASQELQIIPFIDFGTTWNNSTSDISSTSGSLTSVGLGIEYSSSRFNARLDWGIPLNDSNSNFKTWQENGIYFSLNYQLF; encoded by the coding sequence ATGTCTAATACTGTACGTGGTTATCGGCAAGATACTTTCATCTCCGACAATGGATTTTTACTTTCTACCGAACTGCGTATCCCCACCTGGAAAAATGCTTCCCAAGAATTACAAATTATCCCTTTTATTGATTTCGGTACAACATGGAACAATTCCACTTCTGATATTTCCAGCACTTCTGGTTCATTAACCTCTGTCGGCTTAGGCATTGAATACAGTAGCTCCCGCTTTAATGCCCGATTAGATTGGGGTATCCCTTTAAATGACTCAAACTCTAATTTCAAAACATGGCAAGAAAACGGAATTTATTTTTCTCTCAATTACCAACTTTTTTAA